The following are encoded in a window of Labrus bergylta chromosome 16, fLabBer1.1, whole genome shotgun sequence genomic DNA:
- the LOC109995747 gene encoding myosin heavy chain, fast skeletal muscle-like, producing the protein MSSDAEMAQYGPASIFLRKPEKERVEAQNRPFDARTACFVPDAKELYIKGVIQKRDGEQVTVKTAADEIVTVKEEDVHPMNPPKYDKIEDMAMMTHLNEPSVLFNLKERYAAWMIYTYSGLFCATVNPYKWLPVYDPQVVAAYRGKKRMEAPPHIFSVSDNAYQNMLTDRENQSVLITGESGAGKTVNTKRVIQYFATIAVAGGDKKEHSSGKIQLMSSQGTLEDQIISANPLLEAFGNAKTVRNDNSSRFGKFIRIHFGTTGKLASADIETYLLEKSRVTFQLTEERSYHIFYQIMTGHKPELIEMLLITTNPYDFPLISQGQIAVASIDDREELLATDTATDILGFTNEEKVGIYKLTGAVLHYGNMKFKQKQREEQAEPDGTEVADKVAFLMGLNSADLLKGLCYPRVKVGNEYVTKGQTVPQVTNAVGALAKSVYEKMFLWMVIRINEMLDTKQPRQFFIGVLDIAGFEIFDFNSMEQLCINFTNEKLQQFFNHHMFVLEQEEYKKEGIDWEFIDFGMDLAACIELIEKPMGIFSILEEECMFPKASDTSFKNKLYDQHMGKNMAFQKPKVVKGKPEAHFSLLHYAGNVDYNISGWLEKNKDPLNESVVQLYQKSPMKLLAYLYASFSGGDADSGGDGAGGKGGKKGAKKKGGSFQTVSAVFRENLGKLMTNLRSTHPHFVRCLIPNEIKTPGIMDNHLVIHQLRCNGVLEGIRICRKGFPSRILYADFKQRYRILNASAIPEGQFIDGKKASEKLLGSIDLDHTQYRFGSTKVFFKAGLLGTLEELRDEKLVSLVTQTQALCRGYVMRKEYNNLIVQKDCVWILQYNLRSFMNVKHWPWMKLFFKIKPLLKSAETEKEMATMKEDFVKCKDDLSKLESKRKELEEKMVSLLQEKNNLLLQVQSDSENLCDAEERCEGLIKSKIQLEAKLKEVTERLEDEEEMTAELTAKKRKLEDECSELKKDIDDLEMTLAKVEKEKHATENKVKNLMEELAGQDENLGKLTKEKRALQEAHQQVLDDLQAEEDKVNSLSKAKTKLEQQVDDLEASLEQEKKIRMDLERAKRKLEGDLKLSQESIMDLENDKQQSEEKIKKKEFENNELLSKISDEQAINNQLQKKMKELHARIEELEEEVEAERAMRAKIEKQRSDLSREIEEISERLEEAGGATAAQIEMNKKREAEFLKLRRDLEESTLHHEATNAALRKKQADSMAELGEQIDNLQRIKQKLEKEKSELKMEVDDLAVNMETVAKTKVNLEKTCRSFEDQLIELKTKNDECMRQINDLSNQRARFQTENAEFSRQMEERESLISQLTRGKQGFTTQIDELKRLIEEETKAKNALAHSVQSARHDCDLLREQYEEEQEAKAELQRTLSKANTEVAMWRNKYETDAIQRTEELEEAKKKLAQRLQEAEEQIEAINSKCASLEKTKQRLQNEMEDLMVDVERSNSLAATLDKKQRNFDKILAEWKQKFEESQAELESSQKESRSLSTELFKLKNSYEEALDHLETMKRENKNLQQEIADLTEQLGETGKTVHELEKFKKTVETEKYDMQTSLEEAEATLEQEESKILRAQMELNQVKAEVDRKLAEKDEEIEQMKRNQQRVMESMQNTLDAEVRSRNDALRLKKKMDGDLNEMEIQLSHANRQAAESQKQLRNLQGQLKDAQIHLDDSLRGHDDMKEQVGMMERRTTLMQAEIEELRAVVEQSERSRKLAEQELVDTSERAGLLHSQNTSLLNTKKKLEADVTQFHSEIEEAVQEARNAEEKAKKAITDAAMMAEEMKKEQDTCAHLERMKKNLEVTVKDLQHRLDEAENLAMKGGKKQLQKLEARVRELETELEAEQKRSSDAIKGVRKYERKIKELSYQTDEDKKNNIRLQDLVDKLQIKMKAYKRNAEEAEEQCNVHMARFRKAQHELEEAEERADVAESLANKMRVKSREIGAKAQEGPGE; encoded by the exons ATGAGCAGCGATGCCGAGATGGCCCAGTATGGGCCGGCGTCCATCTTTCTCCGTAAACCTGAGAAGGAGCGAGTAGAGGCTCAGAACCGGCCTTTCGATGCTCGGACCGCCTGCTTTGTGCCCGATGCCAAGGAGCTGTACATCAAAGGAGTGATCCAGAAGAGGGACGGAGAACAAGTCACCGTGAAGACAGCAGCTGATGAG ATTGTAACAGTCAAAGAGGAAGACGTTCACCCAATGAATCCTCCGAAGTACGATAAGATCGAGGACATGGCGATGATGACGCACCTGAACGAGCCGTCCGTGCTGTTTAACCTCAAAGAGCGTTACGCAGCCTGGATGATTTAT ACCTACTCAGGGCTCTTCTGTGCCACCGTAAATCCCTACAAGTGGCTGCCAGTTTACGACCCACAGGTGGTGGCAGCCTacagagggaagaagaggatgGAGGCGCCCCCCCATATTTTCTCCGTCTCTGATAACGCATATCAGAATATGctcacag ATCGTGAGAACCAGTCTGTCCTGATCAC TGGAGAATCTGGTGCGGGAAAGACCGTCAACACCAAACGTGTCATCCAGTACTTTGCGACAATCGCAGTGGCTGGAGGAGACAAGAAAGAGCACTCGTCTGGCAAAATACAG CTGATGTCTTCACAGGGGACGCTGGAAGATCAAATCATTTCAGCAAATCCTCTGCTTGAAGCTTTTGGGAACGCCAAAACCGTGAGGAACGACAACTCCTCACGATTT GGTAAATTCATCAGAATTCACTTTGGAACCACAGGAAAACTGGCTTCCGCTGATATTGAAACCT ATTTGCTGGAGAAGTCGAGAGTGACGTTCCAGCTGACTGAAGAGAGGAGCTATCACATCTTCTATCAGATTATGACAGGACACAAACCGGAGCTCATCG AAATGCTTCTGATAACAACGAACCCGTATGACTTCCCGTTGATCAGTCAGGGTCAGATCGCTGTGGCCAGCATCGACGACAGAGAAGAGCTGCTGGCTACTGAT ACTGCCACTGATATCCTGGGCTTCACCAACGAGGAGAAAGTCGGCATCTACAAGCTCACAGGAGCAgtgttgcattatgggaacATGAAGTTCAAACAGAAGCAGCGAGAGGAGCAAGCAGAGCCCGACGGCACCGAGG TGGCAGACAAAGTGGCTTTCCTCATGGGGCTGAACTCTGCTGACTTGTTGAAGGGTCTCTGTTACCCTCGAGTCAAAGTGGGGAATGAATATGTGACCAAAGGCCAGACAGTCCCACAG GTCACCAATGCGGTCGGAGCACTGGCTAAGTCAGTGTACGAGAAGATGTTTCTGTGGATGGTGATCAGGATCAATGAGATGCTTGACACGAAGCAGCCGAGGCAGTTCTTCATCGGCGTGTTGGACATCGCAgggtttgaaatatttgat TTTAACAGCATGGAGCAGCTCTGCATCAACTTCACCAACGAGAAGCTGCAACAGTTTTTCAACCACCACATGTTCGTGCTGGAACAAGAAGAGTACAAGAAGGAGGGAATCGACTGGGAGTTCATTGACTTTGGGATGGACTTGGCAGCCTGCATTGAGCTCATAGAGAAG CCGATGGGGATCTTCTCCATCCTGGAGGAGGAGTGCATGTTCCCCAAAGCCTCGGACACGTCCTTTAAGAACAAACTGTACGACCAACACATGGGGAAGAACATGGCTTTCCAGAAACCGAAGGTGGTCAAAGGGAAACCTGAGGCTCACTTCTCATTGCTCCATTATGCCGGCAATGTGGACTACAACATCAGCGGCTGGCTGGAGAAGAACAAAGACCCTTTGAACGAGTCAGTGGTTCAACTGTACCAGAAGTCTCCCATGAAGCTCCTTGCCTACCTGTATGCTTCATTTTCAGGAGGTGACGCAG aCTCTGGCGGAGACGGTGCAGGAGGGAAAGGTGGAAAGAAAGGAGCGAAGAAGAAGGGCGGCTCCTTTCAGACGGTGTCGGCTGTTTTCAGG GAAAATCTTGGAAAACTAATGACAAACTTGAGAAGCACACACCCTCACTTTGTGCGCTGCCTGATTCCCAATGAGATCAAAACTCCAG GTATCATGGATAATCACCTGGTGATCCATCAGCTGCGTTGTAACGGCGTTCTGGAGGGGATCAGGATCTGTAGGAAAGGATTTCCCAGCAGGATCCTATATGCTGACTTCAAGCAGAG ATACAGAATCCTGAACGCCAGTGCGATCCCTGAGGGCCAGTTCATCGATGGAAAGAAAGCTTCTGAGAAGCTTCTTGGATCGATCGATCTGGATCACACTCAGTACAGATTTGGGTCAACAAAG GTGTTCTTTAAAGCCGGTCTCCTTGGCACTCTTGAAGAGCTGCGAGATGAAAAACTGGTGTCTCTGGTGACTCAGACTCAGGCGCTGTGTCGTGGTTACGTCATGAGGAAAGAATACAACAACTTAATCGTACAAAA AGATTGCGTCTGGATTCTGCAGTATAATCTGCGCTCCTTCATGAATGTGAAACACTGGCCGTggatgaagctgtttttcaaaataaaaccacttCTGAAGAGCGCTGAGACTGAGAAGGAGATGGCGACCATGAAGGAAGACTTTGTCAAATGTAAAGATGATCTGTCAAAGTTAGAGTCCAAGAGGAAGGAGCTCGAAGAGAAGATGGtttctctgctgcaggagaaaaaTAATCTCCTGCTCCAAGTTCAATCA GACTCAGAGAATCTGTGCGATGCCGAGGAGAGGTGTGAAGGACTCATAAAGAGTAAGATCCAGCTGGAGGCCAAACTCAAAGAGGTGACCGAACGGttggaggacgaggaggagatgACGGCTGAGCTGACGGCCAAGAAGAGGAAGCTGGAGGACGAGTGTTCGGAGCTGAAGAAAGACATCGACGATCTGGAGATGACGCTTGCTAAAGTGGAGAAGGAGAAGCACGCCACAGAAAACAAG gttaAAAACCTGATGGAGGAGCTGGCCGGTCAGGATGAAAACTTGGGCAAACTGACCAAGGAGAAGCGAGCGCTGcaggaggctcatcagcaggtGCTGGATGATCTTCAGGCTGAAGAAGACAAAGTGAACTCTCTGAGCAAAGCCAAGACCAAGCTCGAGCAACAAGTTGACGAC CTGGAGGCGTCTCtggaacaagagaagaagaTCCGGATGGATCTGGAGCGAGCGAAGAGGAAGCTGGAGGGAGATCTGAAACTGTCTCAGGAGTCCATCATGGATCTGGAGAATGACAAACAGCAATCTGAGGAGAAGATTAAGAA aaAAGAGTTTGAGAACAATGAGCTGCTCAGTAAAATATCCGACGAGCAGGCGATCAATAACCAGCTGcagaagaagatgaaggagcTGCAT gCTCGTATTGAAGAGCtagaagaggaagtggaggcTGAACGAGCTATGCGGGCGAAGATCGAGAAGCAGCGCTCCGACCTCTCACGGGAGATCGAGGAGATCAGCGAGCGTCtggaggaggcaggaggagCGACCGCCGCTCAGATCGAGATGAACAAAAAGAGGGAGGCGGAGTTTCTGAAGCTTAGACGAGACCTGGAGGAGTCGACGCTGCACCACGAGGCCACCAACGCAGCGCTGAGGAAGAAGCAGGCGGACAGCATGGCCGAGCTTGGCGAGCAGATCGACAACCTGCAGAGAATCAAACAGAAactggagaaggagaagagcgAGCTGAAGATGGAGGTCGACGACCTTGCCGTCAACATGGAGACTGTGGCTAAAAcgaag GTGAACTTGGAGAAAACGTGCCGCTCCTTTGAAGATCAGCTTATAGAGCTGAAGACCAAAAATGATGAATGCATGCGACAAATCAACGATCTGTCCAACCAGAGGGCTCGATTCCAGACTGAGAACG CGGAGTTTTCCCggcagatggaggagagagagagtctgatATCTCAGCTGACGAGAGGGAAACAAGGATTCACCACTCAGATTGACGAGTTAAAGCGTCTGATCGAGGAGGAGACGAAG gCCAAGAACGCTCTGGCTCACAGTGTGCAGTCTGCCCGTCATGACTGCGACCTCCTGCGGGAGCAGTacgaggaggagcaggaggcgAAGGCGGAGCTGCAGAGGACTTTATCCAAAGCCAACACGGAGGTGGCTATGTGGAGGAACAAGTACGAGACCGACGCCATCCAGAGGacggaggagctggaggaggccaA AAAGAAGCTGGCTCAGCGTCTGCAGGAGGCCGAGGAGCAGATTGAGGCGATCAACTCTAAATGTGCGTCTCTGGAGAAAACCAAGCAGCGTCTGCAGAATGAGATGGAGGATCTGATGGTGGACGTGGAGAGATCCAACAGCTTAGCCGCTACGCTCGATAAGAAGCAGAGGAACTTTGATAAG ATTCTGGCTGAGTGGAAGCAAAAGTTTGAGGAGTCTCAGGCCGAGCTGGAGAGTTCTCAGAAAGAGTCTCGCTCTCTGAGCACGGAGCTGTTCAAACTGAAGAACTCGTACGAAGAAGCTCTCGATCATCTGGAGACCATGAAGAGGGAGAACAAAAACCTGCAGC AGGAGATCGCGGACCTGACTGAACAACTCGGGGAGACCGGGAAGACAGTCCATGAACTTGAGAAATTCAAGAAGACGGTGGAGACGGAGAAATATGACATGCAGACCTCTCTGGAGGAAGCTGAG gccACTCTGGAGCAGGAGGAGTCCAAGATCCTCCGAGCTCAGATGGAGCTGAACCAGGTGAAGGCGGAGGTGGACAGGAAGTTGGCGGAGAAGGACGAGGAGATCGAGCAGATGAAGAGGAACCAGCAGAGAGTGATGGAGTCCATGCAGAACACGCTGGACGCCGAGGTCCGCAGCAGGAACGACGCTCTgagactgaagaagaagatggacGGAGACCTGAACGAGATGGAGATCCAGCTGAGCCACGCCAACAGGCAGGCTGCCGAGTCCCAGAAACAGCTGAGGAACCTACAGGGACAACTCAAA GACGCTCAGATCCACCTGGACGACTCTCTGCGAGGACACGACGACATGAAGGAGCAGGTCGGCATGATGGAGCGAAGAACCACCCTGATGCAGGCGGAGATCGAGGAGCTGCGAGCCGTCGTCGAGCAGAGCGAGCGTAGCCGCAAACTAGCCGAACAGGAGCTGGTCGACACCAGCGAGAGGGCGGGGCTTCTGCACTCTCAG AACACAAGTCTCCTAAACACCAAGAAGAAGCTGGAGGCCGACGTGACTCAGTTTCACTCTGAGATCGAAGAAGCCGTTCAGGAGGCGAGAAACGCAGAGGAGAAAGCTAAAAAGGCCATCACTGAC gcgGCCATGATGGcggaggagatgaagaaggagCAGGACACGTGTGCTCACCtggagaggatgaaaaagaaCCTGGAGGTGACGGTGAAGGACCTGCAGCACCGACTGGACGAGGCCGAAAACCTCGCCATGAAGGGCGGGAAGAAGCAGCTGCAGAAGCTGGAAGCTCGG GTCCGTGAGCTGGAGACGGAGCTGGAGGCCGAACAGAAACGCTCCTCGGACGCCATCAAAGGAGTCCGAAAGTATGAGAGGAAAATCAAAGAGCTCTCCTACCAG actgatgaagacaaaaaaaacaacatcagactgcaggacttGGTAGACAAACTGCAGATCAAGATGAAGGCGTACAAACGGAACGCTGAGGAGGCT gagGAGCAGTGTAACGTGCACATGGCGAGGTTCAGGAAGGCTCAGCACGAGCTGGAGGAGGCTGAAGAGAGAGCCGATGTTGCCGAGTCTCTGGCCAACAAGATGAGAGTCAAGAGCAGAGAAATAGGCGCAAAG GCTCAGGAAGGACCGGGAGAGTAG